A window of the Clupea harengus chromosome 8, Ch_v2.0.2, whole genome shotgun sequence genome harbors these coding sequences:
- the LOC105905965 gene encoding trace amine-associated receptor 13c-like: protein MDESLAVQYCYPLHNASCSKTVGPTYKYVLMYLIFSVISIVTVFVNLLVIISISHFKQLHTPTNLLILSLAVADLLIGLIVIPVEAIKLTETCWYFGQEFCFIFQCIVYALLSSSVGHLVVIAIDRYVAVSDPLLYIQRITVSKALISISLIWSCSVLYNLVLLYCNRSVHFSGDHRLCHGQCFLYISFEWGMFDIICSFVAPCAVMITLYLRIFQVATYQVSVINSISAGVGYADDTKMPRKSEGKAAKTLGIVVAVYLLCWIPYYLCLLTADASESSAIAITFLTWILYTNSCVNPLIYALFYSWFKTAVRHILTLKIHESSSSFLNLLSEDN from the coding sequence ATGGATGAATCTTTGGCTGTACAGTACTGTTATCCTTTGCATAATGCATCATGTTCCAAAACTGTTGGACCCACATATAAGTATGTTTTAATGTATTTGATCTTTTCCGTGATATCAATCGTCACAGTGTTTGTAAACCTGCTGGtgatcatctccatctctcacttcaAGCAGCTTCACACTCCAACCAACctgctcatcctctctctggctgtggcaGATTTATTGATCGGACTTATCGTGATTCCAGTAGAGGCTATAAAACTGACAGAGACATGTTGGTATTTTGGACAagaattttgttttattttccagtGCATTGTTTATGCATTGCTTTCGTCCTCAGTTGGCCATTTAGTGGTGATTGCTATTGACCGATATGTTGCCGtgtctgaccctttgctttatATTCAGAGAATAACTGTAAGCAAGGCACTGATATCTATAAGCCTCATTTGGTCGTGTTCAGTGCTGTACAACCTGGTATTGCTGTACTGTAACAGAAGTGTTCACTTTTCCGGGGATCACAGGCTTTGCCACGGACAATGTTTTCTTTACATTAGTTTTGAATGGGGGATGTTTGATATCATATGCTCCTTTGTTGCCCCTTGTGCAGTTATGATCACTTTATATCTGAGGATTTTCCAGGTGGCAACCTATCAAGTGAGTGTCATTAACTCAATATCTGCCGGCGTTGGTTATGCTGacgacaccaaaatgccaaggAAATCAGAGGGCAAAGCAGCAAAAACTTTAGGTATTGTTGTTGCAGTTTACCTGCTCTGCTGGATACCTTATTATCTCTGTCTGCTCACCGCAGATGCTAGTGAGTCCTCAGCAATTGCCATAACGTTTCTCACATGGATCCTATACACAAATTCTTGTGTGAATCCTCTCATCTATGCTTTGTTTTACTCATGGTTTAAAACAGCAGTAAGACACATATTGACACTGAAGATACATGAGTCCTCTTCATCATTTTTAAATTTGCTGTCAGAAGATAACTAA